From a single Rodentibacter sp. JRC1 genomic region:
- the secG gene encoding preprotein translocase subunit SecG, whose translation MYQILLFIYVVVAIALIGFILVQQGKGANAGASFGGGASGTMFGSAGAGNFLTRTSAILATIFFVIALVLGNMNSHRNNVEKGAFDDLSQAAEEIQQQQVAPVADNKNSDIPQ comes from the coding sequence ATGTATCAAATTCTTTTATTTATTTACGTTGTTGTTGCGATTGCCTTAATCGGATTCATTCTCGTTCAGCAAGGTAAAGGTGCGAATGCCGGTGCATCTTTTGGCGGTGGCGCATCAGGCACAATGTTCGGCTCAGCCGGTGCAGGTAATTTTTTAACCCGCACAAGCGCAATTTTAGCGACGATTTTTTTTGTTATCGCACTTGTATTAGGTAATATGAATTCTCATCGTAATAACGTTGAAAAAGGTGCGTTTGATGATTTATCTCAAGCGGCGGAAGAAATCCAGCAACAACAGGTTGCCCCTGTAGCAGATAACAAAAATAGCGATATCCCGCAATAG
- the dnaJ gene encoding molecular chaperone DnaJ, with protein MAKQDYYELLCLSKGADEKEIKRAYKKLAMKYHPDRTQGDKEKEEKFKEIQEAYEVLSDKEKRAAYDQYGHAAFEQGGFGGGGFGGGFGGADFGDMFGDIFGDIFGGGGRSRQRVVRGEDLRYDIEITLEEAVKGTTKDIQINTLAHCDSCDGTGAEKGSKVETCPTCHGAGRVRRQQGFFVSETVCPTCQGSGKKIEKPCHSCHGEGRVHKKESLSVKIPAGVDTGNQLRLAGKGAAGENGAPAGDLYVVIHVKDHHIFERDGNNLYCEVPISFATAALGGEIEVPTLDGRVKLKIPAETQTGKLFRMRGKGVHSARSGYAGDLICRIVVETPVNLNSEQKELLKKLEESLQEKGLNKHSPKSSGFLDGVKKFFDNLGKSDK; from the coding sequence ATGGCAAAACAAGATTACTATGAACTTCTCTGTCTCTCAAAAGGTGCGGACGAAAAAGAAATCAAACGTGCTTATAAAAAGCTCGCGATGAAATATCACCCGGATCGCACCCAAGGTGATAAAGAGAAAGAAGAAAAATTTAAAGAAATTCAGGAAGCCTATGAAGTCCTAAGCGATAAAGAAAAACGAGCAGCTTACGATCAATACGGTCATGCCGCCTTTGAACAAGGTGGCTTTGGCGGTGGAGGGTTCGGTGGCGGATTTGGCGGCGCAGATTTCGGTGATATGTTCGGTGATATCTTCGGTGATATTTTCGGAGGTGGCGGTCGTTCACGCCAACGTGTCGTTCGTGGCGAAGATTTACGTTATGACATTGAAATCACTTTAGAAGAGGCGGTAAAAGGCACAACCAAAGATATCCAAATTAACACCCTTGCCCATTGCGATAGCTGTGACGGTACAGGTGCAGAAAAAGGTTCTAAAGTAGAAACCTGCCCGACTTGTCATGGAGCCGGTAGAGTTCGCCGTCAACAAGGTTTCTTTGTTTCTGAAACAGTGTGTCCAACTTGTCAAGGTTCCGGCAAAAAAATTGAAAAACCTTGTCATAGCTGCCATGGTGAAGGACGGGTTCATAAGAAAGAAAGCCTTTCTGTCAAAATCCCTGCCGGTGTAGATACCGGTAATCAGCTTCGTTTGGCCGGTAAAGGGGCTGCTGGTGAAAATGGCGCGCCGGCAGGTGATTTATATGTCGTTATTCATGTAAAAGATCACCATATTTTTGAACGTGACGGGAATAATCTTTACTGTGAAGTGCCGATTAGCTTTGCAACCGCTGCATTAGGTGGCGAAATCGAAGTACCGACCTTAGACGGTAGAGTAAAACTCAAAATCCCTGCCGAAACACAAACCGGAAAATTATTCCGTATGCGTGGTAAAGGCGTTCATTCCGCACGCAGCGGTTATGCCGGCGACTTAATTTGTCGCATTGTAGTAGAAACACCGGTGAATTTAAATTCGGAACAAAAAGAATTACTGAAAAAACTTGAAGAAAGTCTACAAGAAAAAGGGTTAAACAAGCATAGCCCAAAATCTTCCGGCTTTTTAGATGGCGTGAAGAAATTCTTTGACAATTTAGGTAAATCCGATAAATAA